AGATTTAGAGCTTGGCTGGGAAATCATCAATGTAATGAAACTAAATCTAGATAACACCTGTAAGGTCAAAGGTGATTTATTGTAATAATGAtgttaatgttaaatattaattaatcttGTTTTAATTAGATTCAACagtaattgtttttaattttaaaacaatcttTTTAAAACTGTCCGCCATGGCTTAATAAGCgttttctagagagagagaagaaactcaATTCTCTTCGTTGGTTCCGTATCAGAAGATACTGAtgtcatcgtcttcttcagaCTCCACGGCGGCGCGTGATCAACATGCTCCACTACTCCGCCCGCGTCGAGAAggctcttctccttcatcagcCAGAGCCAGACCTACAGCTCTCGCCGTTCTCTTGGGACGGATCACCGGCCACCGTGCACCGTCGATGCTGGTGAGAGAGACGGCGGCGCGTGCTCTGGAGGAGAGACGAATCGATTGGGGTTACTCGAAACCTGTAGTAGCTGCTGATATACTCTGGAACGCTGCTCTGGTGCTTGCGTCGGCGGTTATGCTTGTCGGTACCGTCGAAGAAAGACCTAACGAGCCGATCAGGGTTTGGATCTGTGGGTATGGGTTACAGTGTTTGATCCatgtggttttggtttggtctGAGTATTGGAGGAGAAACACGACGCGTAGAGCTAGGGATTTGGAGTCTGGAGATAGTGCCGCCGCCGATCATGAAGAACACAGTGAGTAtgatcatgaagaagaagaagaagaagaagaagaagaagacagtgaCAATTCAACAACTTACAGGTTTGATTGACTAATCTCAATTTCATGAATTTATGAAGatgaaattgatgttttttttgtcgtttatGTGATTGAATTTGCCATTGGGATGATGGATTTGTTGTAATCAGTTTTGCTAAAAGATGTGAGTCTATAAACACTGTGGTATCATTCGTATGGTGGATCATTGGATTCTACTGGGTTGTTGAAGGTGGTGATAAGCTTTTAGGAGAAGCTCCTAATCTTTACTGGTATCAGATTCTATCATAGTATTAGTATTTGCTGCTCATTCAAAAACAAGAGTTATTGTTTCTGTGTGTTCCAAATCTTCCTGGTTTTTGCAGGTTGTCGGTGACTTTTCTGGCGATTGACGTCTTCTTCGCCATTTTCTGTATTGTGTTGGCTTGCCTTGTTGGAATAGCTCTCTGCTGCTGTCTTCCCTGCATCATCGCTCTTCTCTACGCCGTTGCAGGAACGGTATGAACATGAACATGGATAGCCTCTCATCAATCTTTGTTGACTTTAAAGACTTACAAACGCCTTTTCTTGTGGGTTATACAGGAAGGAGTATCAGAGGCTGAGCTCGGTGTTCTTCCCCTTTACAAATTTAAGGCTTTCCATACCAACGAGAAGAACATTGCCGGACCTGGCAAAATGGTTCCTATACGGACCAAAGGACTATGCTTAGCAACTGAAAGAACACTGCTTGCTGAGGATGCGGTAAAGCCAAATTTATTATGACAACAACTTTGTTACGTATAAACTCTGctttttatttagtttcataGGTTTCTTCTACTTGGTTTTTCTTGATAGGACTGTTGCATATGTCTGAGCTCATACGAAGATGGTGCAGAGCTTCATGCTCTTCCTTGCAACCACCATTTTCATTCGACCTGTATTGTGAAATGGCTTAAAATGAGAGCAACATGCCCTCTCTGCAAATACAACATTCTTAAAGGAACAACTGACGAATCTTGAAGACAAAACCCAACTAAGAAGAGGGATTAATATTCTGCACATATGGATACAGATTCCATAGCTTCAATTAAAAGACttctgtatatatttatataactatCAAAGTCATGtatcttttgttaaaattatccatttttaaatgtaaaagatGACAATTTACAAATGCCCTTTACTATATTTGCCCATATTTGAGAACACAACAGCTGCTGATGATGCCTATAGCTCAAATCATAAGTAAGTTCAAGAACAGCTCACTTCATTGTCACATTGTTTGCTGCAATCTGCATCACTTACTGCTGTTGCAAGCCCTCTTTTATGCATATCGAGAAGCAAATCCGAAACAGCGGTCATGTTTCCCTCCTTTTCATAAGCTCTAATCAGTAGATCAAAAACAGCCAAATCAGGGCATATTCCAATTCTCAACATTTCATCGAAAACTTGTCTAGCCTCGACCATCAATCCCTTGCTAGCTAACCCATAAATCAATGTTGTGTAGGTTAACAAATCAAGCTCGAGACCCTCTTGAACcattttggtttttaacttaAAAGCATCCACCAAATTCCCTTGCTTACACAAACCAGCTATCCAAGAAGTGTACATGAACTTATCCGGAACAAGTCCAGCCTCTGAAATTTTGCTAAACAATCTCTCAACTTCTATAAAGTCTCCTTCTTTGCACAAAGCATCAATAAGCACGGTGTACATAACATCATTAGCTTTCTCAATACAGAAATAAGCTACAGCTTCATGTAGTTGTCCATTCTTTGCAATCCCATCAATCATAGTCGAAAGAGCTACAACATCTGGCTCAAAGCCTCTCTCAACTAATNttaaatattaattaatcttGTTTTAATTAGATTCAACagtaattgtttttaattttaaaacaatcttTTTAAAACTGTCCGCCATGGCTTAATAAGCgttttctagagagagagaagaaactcaATTCTCTTCGTTGGTTCCGTATCAGAAGATACTGAtgtcatcgtcttcttcagaCTCCACGGCGGCGCGTGATCAACATGCTCCACTACTCCGCCCGCGTCGAGAAggctcttctccttcatcagcCAGAGCCAGACCTACAGCTCTCGCCGTTCTCTTGGGACGGATCACCGGCCACCGTGCACCGTCGATGCTGGTGAGAGAGACGGCGGCGCGTGCTCTGGAGGAGAGACGAATCGATTGGGGTTACTCGAAACCTGTAGTAGCTGCTGATATACTCTGGAACGCTGCTCTGGTGCTTGCGTCGGCGGTTATGCTTGTCGGTACCGTCGAAGAAAGACCTAACGAGCCGATCAGGGTTTGGATCTGTGGGTATGGGTTACAGTGTTTGATCCatgtggttttggtttggtctGAGTATTGGAGGAGAAACACGACGCGTAGAGCTAGGGATTTGGAGTCTGGAGATAGTGCCGCCGCCGATCATGAAGAACACAGTGAGTAtgatcatgaagaagaagaagaagaagaagaagaagaagacagtgaCAATTCAACAACTTACAGGTTTGATTGACTAATCTCAATTTCATGAATTTATGAAGatgaaattgatgttttttttgtcgtttatGTGATTGAATTTGCCATTGGGATGATGGATTTGTTGTAATCAGTTTTGCTAAAAGATGTGAGTCTATAAACACTGTGGTATCATTCGTATGGTGGATCATTGGATTCTACTGGGTTGTTGAAGGTGGTGATAAGCTTTTAGGAGAAGCTCCTAATCTTTACTGGTATCAGATTCTATCATAGTATTAGTATTTGCTGCTCATTCAAAAACAAGAGTTATTGTTTCTGTGTGTTCCAAATCTTCCTGGTTTTTGCAGGTTGTCGGTGACTTTTCTGGCGATTGACGTCTTCTTCGCCATTTTCTGTATTGTGTTGGCTTGCCTTGTTGGAATAGCTCTCTGCTGCTGTCTTCCCTGCATCATCGCTCTTCTCTACGCCGTTGCAGGAACGGTATGAACATGAACATGGATAGCCTCTCATCAATCTTTGTTGACTTTAAAGACTTACAAACGCCTTTTCTTGTGGGTTATACAGGAAGGAGTATCAGAGGCTGAGCTCGGTGTTCTTCCCCTTTACAAATTTAAGGCTTTCCATACCAACGAGAAGAACATTGCCGGACCTGGCAAAATGGTTCCTATACGGACCAAAGGACTATGCTTAGCAACTGAAAGAACACTGCTTGCTGAGGATGCGGTAAAGCCAAATTTATTATGACAACAACTTTGTTACGTATAAACTCTGctttttatttagtttcataGGTTTCTTCTACTTGGTTTTTCTTGATAGGACTGTTGCATATGTCTGAGCTCATACGAAGATGGTGCAGAGCTTCATGCTCTTCCTTGCAACCACCATTTTCATTCGACCTGTATTGTGAAATGGCTTAAAATGAGAGCAACATGCCCTCTCTGCAAATACAACATTCTTAAAGGAACAACTGACGAATCTTGAAGACAAAACCCAACTAAGAAGAGGGATTAATATTCTGCACATATGGATACAGATTCCATAGCTTCAATTAAAAGACttctgtatatatttatataactatCAAAGTCATGtatcttttgttaaaattatccatttttaaatgtaaaagatGACAATTTACAAATGCCCTTTACTATATTTGCCCATATTTGAGAACACAACAGCTGCTGATGATGCCTATAGCTCAAATCATAAGTAAGTTCAAGAACAGCTCACTTCATTGTCACATTGTTTGCTGCAATCTGCATCACTTACTGCTGTTGCAAGCCCTCTTTTATGCATATCGAGAAGCAAATCCGAAACAGCGGTCATGTTTCCCTCCTTTTCATAAGCTCTAATCAGTAGATCAAAAACAGCCAAATCAGGGCATATTCCAATTCTCAACATTTCATCGAAAACTTGTCTAGCCTCGACCATCAATCCCTTGCTAGCTAACCCATAAATCAATGTTGTGTAGGTTAACAAATCAAGCTCGAGACCCTCTTGAACcattttggtttttaacttaAAAGCATCCACCAAATTCCCTTGCTTACACAAACCAGCTATCCAAGAAGTGTACATGAACTTATCCGGAACAAGTCCAGCCTCTGAAATTTTGCTAAACAATCTCTCAACTTCTATAAAGTCTCCTTCTTTGCACAAAGCATCAATAAGCACGGTGTACATAACATCATTAGCTTTCTCAATACAGAAATAAGCTACAGCTTCATGTAGTTGTCCATTCTTTGCAATCCCATCAATCATAGTCGAAAGAGCTACAACATCTGGCTCAAAGCCTCTCTCAACTAATTTGTGGTACATGTTAACTGCAGCCTTCATGCGCCCGGATTTAAAATATGCATTCATCATTGTAGTAAAAATCATCATATCAGGAACAAAACCACCTTTCTCCATACCTTCTACAATCTCTGTTGCCTCCTTTAGTTTACCATTACTGCAAAGGCCTGATATGATTACGCCATAAGCTGCTAAATCAAGTCTCATCCCTTGATTGAGCATTTTGGCCAGAAACTTCATGGCATTATCCGAATCTCCTTTCTGGAAATACCCATCGATAACCGTAGTGTATACAAGAGAGTTTGGCTCAACTCTATCCTCGAGCATCTGCGAATACATCTCCTCAGCTCTCTGCATTTTCCCTTTCTTGCAGAAACCATCTATCAAAGCAGTATAAGTAACAACATTCAGAGACATCCGAACGCGTCTCATATCTTCGTATAACGAAACCGCAACCTCCAAGTCACCAGCTTTACAGTACCCATCAATCAAACAAGTGAAAGTAACCACATTTGGAGAAAAAGCATCTCTCTTCATACAGTTAAAACTCTTCAGCGCCAACTTNACTAATCTCAATTTCATGAATTTATGAAGatgaaattgatgtttttttttgtcgttatGTGATTGAATTTGCCATTGGGATGATGGATTTGTTGTTAATCAGTTTTGCTAAAAGATGTGAGTCTATAAACACTGTGGTATCATTCGTATGGTGGATCATTGGATTCTACTGGGTTGTTGGAGGTGGTGATAAGCTTTTAGGAGAAGCTCCTAATCTTTACTGGTATATCAGATTCTCTCCTAATCTCTAAGCTCATTCAATTTACAAGAATTATTGTTTCAGTGTGATCCAAATCTTTCCGGGCNTCTTGTGTTGCAACTGGTCTGTTGCAGATTTAGAGCTTGGCTGGGAAATCATCAATGTAATGAAACTAAATCTAGATAACACCTGTAAGGTCAAAGGTGATTTATTGTAATAATGAtgttaatgttaaatattaattaatcttGTTTTAATTAGATTCAACagtaattgtttttaattttaaaacaatcttTTTAAAACTGTCCGCCATGGCTTAATAAGCgttttctagagagagagaagaaactcaATTCTCTTCGTTGGTTCCGTATCAGAAGATACTGAtgtcatcgtcttcttcagaCTCCACGGCGGCGCGTGATCAACATGCTCCACTACTCCGCCCGCGTCGAGAAggctcttctccttcatcagcCAGAGCCAGACCTACAGCTCTCGCCGTTCTCTTGGGACGGATCACCGGCCACCGTGCACCGTCGATGCTGGTGAGAGAGACGGCGGCGCGTGCTCTGGAGGAGAGACGAATCGATTGGGGTTACTCGAAACCTGTAGTAGCTGCTGATATACTCTGGAACGCTGCTCTGGTGCTTGCGTCGGCGGTTATGCTTGTCGGTACCGTCGAAGAAAGACCTAACGAGCCGATCAGGGTTTGGATCTGTGGGTATGGGTTACAGTGTTTGATCCatgtggttttggtttggtctGAGTATTGGAGGAGAAACACGACGCGTAGAGCTAGGGATTTGGAGTCTGGAGATAGTGCCGCCGCCGATCATGAAGAACACAGTGAGTAtgatcatgaagaagaagaagaagaagaagaagaagaagacagtgaCAATTCAACAACTTACAGGTTTGATTGACTAATCTCAATTTCATGAATTTATGAAGatgaaattgatgttttttttgtcgtttatGTGATTGAATTTGCCATTGGGATGATGGATTTGTTGTAATCAGTTTTGCTAAAAGATGTGAGTCTATAAACACTGTGGTATCATTCGTATGGTGGATCATTGGATTCTACTGGGTTGTTGAAGGTGGTGATAAGCTTTTAGGAGAAGCTCCTAATCTTTACTGGTATCAGATTCTATCATAGTATTAGTATTTGCTGCTCATTCAAAAACAAGAGTTATTGTTTCTGTGTGTTCCAAATCTTCCTGGTTTTTGCAGGTTGTCGGTGACTTTTCTGGCGATTGACGTCTTCTTCGCCATTTTCTGTATTGTGTTGGCTTGCCTTGTTGGAATAGCTCTCTGCTGCTGTCTTCCCTGCATCATCGCTCTTCTCTACGCCGTTGCAGGAACGGTATGAACATGAACATGGATAGCCTCTCATCAATCTTTGTTGACTTTAAAGACTTACAAACGCCTTTTCTTGTGGGTTATACAGGAAGGAGTATCAGAGGCTGAGCTCGGTGTTCTTCCCCTTTACAAATTTAAGGCTTTCCATACCAACGAGAAGAACATTGCCGGACCTGGCAAAATGGTTCCTATACGGACCAAAGGACTATGCTTAGCAACTGAAAGAACACTGCTTGCTGAGGATGCGGTAAAGCCAAATTTATTATGACAACAACTTTGTTACGTATAAACTCTGctttttatttagtttcataGGTTTCTTCTACTTGGTTTTTCTTGATAGGACTGTTGCATATGTCTGAGCTCATACGAAGATGGTGCAGAGCTTCATGCTCTTCCTTGCAACCACCATTTTCATTCGACCTGTATTGTGAAATGGCTTAAAATGAGAGCAACATGCCCTCTCTGCAAATACAACATTCTTAAAGGAACAACTGACGAATCTTGAAGACAAAACCCAACTAAGAAGAGGGATTAATATTCTGCACATATGGATACAGATTCCATAGCTTCAATTAAAAGACttctgtatatatttatataactatCAAAGTCATGtatcttttgttaaaattatccatttttaaatgtaaaagatGACAATTTACAAATGCCCTTTACTATATTTGCCCATATTTGAGAACACAACAGCTGCTGATGATGCCTATAGCTCAAATCATAAGTAAGTTCAAGAACAGCTCACTTCATTGTCACATTGTTTGCTGCAATCTGCATCACTTACTGCTGTTGCAAGCCCTCTTTTATGCATATCGAGAAGCAAATCCGAAACAGCGGTCATGTTTCCCTCCTTTTCATAAGCTCTAATCAGTAGATCAAAAACAGCCAAATCAGGGCATATTCCAATTCTCAACATTTCATCGAAAACTTGTCTAGCCTCGACCATCAATCCCTTGCTAGCTAACCCATAAATCAATGTTGTGTAGGTTAACAAATCAAGCTCGAGACCCTCTTGAACcattttggtttttaacttaAAAGCATCCACCAAATTCCCTTGCTTACACAAACCAGCTATCCAAGAAGTGTACATGAACTTATCCGGAACAAGTCCAGCCTCTGAAATTTTGCTAAACAATCTCTCAACTTCTATAAAGTCTCCTTCTTTGCACAAAGCATCAATAAGCACGGTGTACATAACATCATTAGCTTTCTCAATACAGAAATAAGCTACAGCTTCATGTAGTTGTCCATTCTTTGCAATCCCATCAATCATAGTCGAAAGAGCTACAACATCTGGCTCAAAGCCTCTCTCAACTAATTTGTGGTACATGTTAACTGCAGCCTTCATGCGCCCGGATTTAAAATATGCATTCATCATTGTAGTAAAAATCATCATATCAGGAACAAAACCACCTTTCTCCATACCTTCTACAATCTCTGTTGCCTCCTTTAGTTTACCATTACTGCAAAGGCCTGATATGATTACGCCATAAGCTGCTAAATCAAGTCTCATCCCTTGATTGAGCATTTTGGCCAGAAACTTCATGGCATTATCCGAATCTCCTTTCTGGAAATACCCATCGATAACCGTAGTGTATACAAGAGAGTTTGGCTCAACTCTATCCTCGAGCATCTGCGAATACATCTCCTCAGCTCTCTGCATTTTCCCTTTCTTGCAGAAACCATCTATCAAAGCAGTATAAGTAACAACATTCAGAGACATCCGAACGCGTCTCATATCTTCGTATAACGAAACCGCAACCTCCAAGTCACCAGCTTTACAGTACCCATCAATCAAACAAGTGAAAGTAACCACATTTGGAGAAAAAGCATCTCTCTTCATACAGTTAAAACTCTTCAGCGCCAACTTTAACTCCCCGGATTTGcagaaggtgtcaatccaagtaCTATAAGTAACAACATTGGGAGAACAACACTTGAACATAACACCCATATACACAAAAACCTCATCTAACATCTTCATCTTGCTAAACCCATTAAACAGAGAATTAAAACTAACTACGTCAGGCTTGCAGATAAACCCATGAGAGGCTCTTAACCTCTCTAATACCAAACAAGCACTTCTGATATCGCCATTTCTACAATACCCATCAATGAGGGAGTTATAAGATATAACATCTGGTACACAGCCGTATCGAGGCATCGAGTGTACTATATCTTGGGCGAATTGAACCTGCCCTAATCTACAAACAAAGGATACGACTGAATTGAATGAAGAACGATGAGGAGTGTAGCCTCTGGAGACCAAGTAAGCTAaaattttgagagagagaacgCCGCAATTGGAACTGATAAGCTGATGAATATGCTTGTTGCAGGTGATTGGGTCTGGAAAATTTGAGGATTTTCTCAGCCGAGAGAGAAATTGAAGAGCTTCTCTGACCATTCATGGACATGGGATTCTTCAGACGACTCACTCGTAAGGTAACAACAGCTTTCAAAAGATTGATaacatcaaaaactaaaatcccaACGGAGAAGGCTTAAACCCTAACTAAAGAAGCAACCATGGTTGGTAGGGTTCTAAACGACACTGTGAAGGTCAGAAACACTCTTTCTGAGCAAGAGACTTCTCCACAGAGCATGTCTCAGCCcaatagaagaaagaagataatcGAATGGGCTTGTGAATACAGTAAAAGCACATTATGAAGCCCACACTACAACGGTAACAGATGTGACCATTTTCCTCCACatcattgttaaaaaaaatgaaatgtacAGCAACCAAAAGATAATCAATCACACTGCTTCAGTAGTAAGTATTTTTGCTaaacaaatgttcaactaaaAATAGAAATCTTATGATTGACCTGCAAAAcctgtaaaaataaatttgttaggTAACATACGTTGATTGGTTACTACTTACAAGTAAAGTGGACGAATTAGCCTCAGCTATATTGTTCGTCGAACTTCAAACCATGAAAGGTTACAATAActttttgggttaaaaaaacaaaattctgtgTCCCTTACACAAGTTAACAATGTGAacaatattatatgattatatatgtaaCGTATTAAATTAATACTATTAATAAAAAGGGATTTTGGCCAAAAATGTcattttccccaaaaaaaacttctgtaaaatgccatttttgttttttcttccgaGAAATGTCATTTTCGCATATGAGGGGGAGGTATGATAAAACTAAAATAGCCTTGCTTATTGTCTGAGAAATTTGCACACGGGAGAattcaaagagaaagaaattttTGAAGGGTTGGTCGACATTATTGACAATGGGACTGACATTAATGGCAGCGGCTTGGAGCTATAGTTGTTTATGgggtaaataaaattaattaattgttgttaataaagaaaaaagtagttAGAGATAAGAGTAAACAGATCTAAAGAAAGAGATTGGCGACGACAAGGAATAGTTAATTGTGGTCGGAGAATCGGAGGTATGTCTTCACATTTAATATGGTTTCAGACAATGAAACATGtactttcacatttattttggtttgttgttagAGAATGTTGTTGGTGGGAGAGAATGTTGT
The sequence above is drawn from the Camelina sativa cultivar DH55 chromosome 4, Cs, whole genome shotgun sequence genome and encodes:
- the LOC104779495 gene encoding E3 ubiquitin protein ligase RIE1, whose product is MSSSSSDSTAARDQHAPLLRPRREGSSPSSARARPTALAVLLGRITGHRAPSMLVRETAARALEERRIDWGYSKPVVAADILWNAALVLASAVMLVGTVEERPNEPIRVWICGYGLQCLIHVVLVWSEYWRRNTTRRARDLESGDSAAADHEEHSEYDHEEEEEEEEEEDSDNSTTYSFAKRCESINTVVSFVWWIIGFYWVVEGGDKLLGEAPNLYWLSVTFLAIDVFFAIFCIVLACLVGIALCCCLPCIIALLYAVAGTEGVSEAELGVLPLYKFKAFHTNEKNIAGPGKMVPIRTKGLCLATERTLLAEDADCCICLSSYEDGAELHALPCNHHFHSTCIVKWLKMRATCPLCKYNILKGTTDES
- the LOC104779493 gene encoding pentatricopeptide repeat-containing protein At2g01740-like: MKLRLVKLALKSFNCMKRDAFSPNVVTFTCLIDGYCKAGDLEVAVSLYEDMRRVRMSLNVVTYTALIDGFCKKGKMQRAEEMYSQMLEDRVEPNSLVYTTVIDGYFQKGDSDNAMKFLAKMLNQGMRLDLAAYGVIISGLCSNGKLKEATEIVEGMEKGGFVPDMMIFTTMMNAYFKSGRMKAAVNMYHKLVERGFEPDVVALSTMIDGIAKNGQLHEAVAYFCIEKANDVMYTVLIDALCKEGDFIEVERLFSKISEAGLVPDKFMYTSWIAGLCKQGNLVDAFKLKTKMVQEGLELDLLTYTTLIYGLASKGLMVEARQVFDEMLRIGICPDLAVFDLLIRAYEKEGNMTAVSDLLLDMHKRGLATAVSDADCSKQCDNEVSCS
- the LOC109132645 gene encoding pentatricopeptide repeat-containing protein At2g01740-like; the protein is MVREALQFLSRLRKSSNFPDPITCNKHIHQLISSNCGVLSLKILAYLVSRGYTPHRSSFNSVVSFVCRLGQVQFAQDIVHSMPRYGCVPDVISYNSLIDGYCRNGDIRSACLVLERLRASHGFICKPDVVSFNSLFNGFSKMKMLDEVFVYMGVMFKCCSPNVVTYSTWIDTFCKSGELKLALKSFNCMKRDAFSPNVVTFTCLIDGYCKAGDLEVAVSLYEDMRRVRMSLNVVTYTALIDGFCKKGKMQRAEEMYSQMLEDRVEPNSLVYTTVIDGYFQKGDSDNAMKFLAKMLNQGMRLDLAAYGVIISGLCSNGKLKEATEIVEGMEKGGFVPDMMIFTTMMNAYFKSGRMKAAVNMYHKLVERGFEPDVVALSTMIDGIAKNGQLHEAVAYFCIEKANDVMYTVLIDALCKEGDFIEVERLFSKISEAGLVPDKFMYTSWIAGLCKQGNLVDAFKLKTKMVQEGLELDLLTYTTLIYGLASKGLMVEARQVFDEMLRIGICPDLAVFDLLIRAYEKEGNMTAVSDLLLDMHKRGLATAVSDADCSKQCDNEVSCS
- the LOC109125253 gene encoding pentatricopeptide repeat-containing protein At2g01740-like; the protein is MIDGIAKNGQLHEAVAYFCIEKANDVMYTVLIDALCKEGDFIEVERLFSKISEAGLVPDKFMYTSWIAGLCKQGNLVDAFKLKTKMVQEGLELDLLTYTTLIYGLASKGLMVEARQVFDEMLRIGICPDLAVFDLLIRAYEKEGNMTAVSDLLLDMHKRGLATAASSAAVVFSNMGKYSKGHL